The proteins below are encoded in one region of Nitrospira lenta:
- a CDS encoding CBS domain-containing protein yields the protein MTTHHNADFDGLASMVAVRKLYPNARLVLSGGAQKSVHAFLLAHDLNLTKLKDLDLAQVTKLILVDTHDPDRIGPFKQCWLDPKVEVQVFDHHGADPSGSGASAIGKSIAQVIETVGATATMLIERVREAGVPLTSEEATVLALGLYDETGSFTYSSTTSRDLQAAAFLIDAGADLKLIEQTLHQPLDPNIVALLNDLLQHSEVHYLEGRKVLVATSTCDRGRVEAAEAVHQLAELEGVDAVVVAVVNEEHVEVIGRSRTPEIDVGWIAQEFGGGGHAVAAAAIVKGQTLTEVKERLIHLLTQRYRPTLLAKDVMTKPVKTISGETTVSETERRMTHYGVNVLPVLDGKDRYAGLVSREEIQKALFHRLGKIPTADILQSDQFAAHSDTDFHTIKQAMLERNQRFVPILEGTRVVGVITRTDLLRAWHDDVLPSVKIRPKVMDPSGVPRLVHHRDLKRQLQEKLPPRLFTLIQEAGQLADRLDLPLYVVGGCVRDLLLGIENLDLDLVVEGDGIAFARKLAAEQLGRVKAHDRFGTAVIVLPDGLKLDVATARTEYYEYPTALPTVEQSSIKKDLYRRDFTINALAVRLNGRGFGEVLDFYGGQRDLKNQAIRVLHSLSFVEDPTRVFRAVRFETRFGFHLGKDTLALAKAAVKMALFQKLSGHRLLEELKALCSEREPKSGLKRLAELDLLRFIHPKLSWTPRLEKLLFAVEETLDWYRLLYLDRKLEAWLVYMMAIAAVLPDRGVTDLLKRFPFSEREATTLKALRGGAHRLLRQLSKQPPLKPSGVCRILEGAQDEALVAIMAQSPSDRVKRLVSAYLTAWRQAVPRLTGKDLQSMGIKPGPIYGTVLTQLRDAHLDGLVKTEAEERAFIEKLLRR from the coding sequence GTGACGACTCACCACAACGCGGACTTCGACGGGCTGGCGTCAATGGTTGCCGTGCGCAAGTTGTACCCCAATGCACGGCTGGTCCTGTCCGGCGGGGCGCAGAAATCCGTGCACGCATTTCTCCTGGCGCACGATCTGAATCTCACCAAGCTTAAAGATCTCGATCTTGCACAAGTGACGAAGTTGATTCTGGTCGATACCCACGACCCCGATCGTATCGGCCCATTCAAACAGTGCTGGCTGGATCCGAAGGTCGAGGTGCAGGTCTTCGATCATCATGGAGCAGACCCCAGCGGGAGCGGGGCTTCGGCAATCGGGAAATCCATCGCGCAGGTTATTGAGACGGTCGGGGCTACGGCGACCATGCTGATTGAGCGGGTGCGAGAGGCGGGCGTTCCGCTCACATCGGAGGAAGCGACCGTATTGGCGCTTGGCCTCTACGATGAAACCGGGTCATTCACGTATTCCTCAACCACGTCGCGCGATCTGCAGGCTGCGGCCTTTCTCATCGATGCCGGAGCCGATCTGAAGCTCATCGAGCAGACGCTGCATCAGCCGCTTGATCCGAATATTGTCGCGTTGTTGAACGATTTGCTACAGCACAGTGAAGTGCACTATCTGGAGGGCCGAAAGGTGCTCGTGGCGACCAGCACCTGCGATCGCGGGCGCGTGGAAGCGGCCGAGGCTGTGCATCAGCTGGCCGAGCTTGAAGGCGTAGACGCGGTCGTGGTGGCCGTGGTGAACGAAGAGCACGTGGAAGTGATCGGACGCAGCCGTACGCCGGAGATCGATGTCGGATGGATCGCGCAGGAGTTCGGCGGGGGCGGCCACGCAGTGGCGGCGGCTGCGATCGTCAAAGGGCAGACGCTCACAGAGGTGAAGGAACGGCTCATACACTTGCTGACGCAGCGGTATCGACCGACGTTGTTAGCGAAAGATGTCATGACCAAGCCGGTCAAGACGATCAGCGGAGAGACTACGGTCAGCGAGACGGAACGGCGAATGACACACTATGGCGTGAATGTTCTACCGGTGTTGGACGGCAAAGATCGGTATGCCGGGTTAGTCAGTCGGGAGGAGATACAGAAGGCGCTGTTTCATCGATTGGGCAAGATCCCGACGGCCGATATTCTCCAATCGGATCAGTTCGCGGCTCATTCAGACACGGACTTCCATACGATCAAACAAGCGATGCTGGAGCGGAATCAGCGATTCGTGCCGATTCTTGAGGGCACGAGAGTTGTCGGAGTCATTACGCGGACAGATCTGCTCAGGGCCTGGCACGACGATGTGTTGCCTTCCGTAAAGATTCGTCCAAAAGTCATGGATCCAAGCGGTGTGCCGAGGCTGGTGCATCATCGTGATCTCAAACGGCAACTGCAAGAGAAGTTACCGCCGCGCCTCTTTACGCTGATTCAAGAAGCCGGACAGTTGGCAGACCGGCTGGATTTGCCGCTCTATGTGGTGGGTGGCTGCGTGCGGGATCTGTTGCTGGGGATCGAAAATCTCGATCTCGATCTAGTCGTCGAAGGCGACGGGATCGCGTTTGCGCGCAAACTGGCGGCGGAACAGTTGGGGCGCGTCAAGGCGCATGACCGATTCGGCACGGCGGTGATCGTGTTGCCGGATGGTCTCAAGCTCGATGTGGCCACGGCTCGAACCGAGTACTACGAGTATCCGACTGCACTTCCCACCGTCGAGCAAAGTTCGATCAAGAAAGATCTGTATCGCCGTGATTTTACGATCAACGCCCTGGCGGTTCGTCTGAATGGCCGAGGATTCGGGGAGGTGCTCGATTTTTACGGCGGCCAGCGGGATCTGAAGAATCAGGCTATCCGTGTTCTCCACAGCCTCAGTTTTGTCGAAGATCCCACTCGCGTATTTCGGGCGGTCCGCTTTGAGACCAGATTCGGATTTCATCTTGGGAAAGACACGCTGGCGCTGGCGAAGGCCGCCGTCAAGATGGCGCTCTTCCAGAAGCTATCCGGCCACCGGCTATTGGAAGAATTAAAAGCGCTTTGTTCGGAGCGGGAGCCGAAGTCTGGATTGAAGCGATTGGCGGAACTCGATCTGTTGCGATTCATCCATCCGAAGCTCAGCTGGACTCCACGGCTGGAGAAGTTGCTGTTTGCCGTCGAAGAAACACTCGATTGGTATCGGCTGCTCTATCTGGATCGGAAGCTGGAGGCCTGGTTGGTCTATATGATGGCGATCGCAGCGGTCCTGCCCGATCGTGGCGTGACGGATTTGTTGAAACGGTTTCCCTTCAGTGAGCGTGAAGCCACGACATTGAAGGCCCTGCGTGGAGGAGCCCATCGTCTCCTGCGGCAACTTAGCAAGCAGCCGCCGTTGAAGCCGTCCGGGGTTTGCCGAATTTTAGAGGGAGCGCAGGATGAGGCGCTGGTGGCCATCATGGCCCAGAGTCCGTCCGATCGGGTGAAGCGGCTGGTGTCGGCGTATCTCACGGCCTGGCGGCAGGCTGTGCCCCGGCTCACCGGGAAGGATCTTCAATCCATGGGGATCAAGCCGGGACCGATCTATGGCACGGTGCTCACCCAACTTCGTGACGCGCACCTGGATGGCCTCGTCAAGACAGAGGCGGAAGAGCGAGCGTTCATCGAGAAACTCCTCCGCCGGTGA
- a CDS encoding molybdopterin-dependent oxidoreductase, with amino-acid sequence MSDDSRLTKSKEQWAKARRGGEEREVFYEGDDRLPPGQHLVETFPVLDLGFKPEIPLSDWTLTIGGFVTTPVTWTWEQFLQQPHIQDRSDFHCVTSWSRYDNDWEGVSFKQIISVVKPLSLAKFVLFKSYDDYTTNLPIEVCDDADVLLTYKWNEKPLTKEHGGPVRVIVPKRYAWKGAKWIKEITFSDKDEKGFWEVRGYSNTALPWKNDRYG; translated from the coding sequence ATGAGCGATGACTCTCGATTAACAAAATCCAAAGAGCAGTGGGCAAAAGCCAGGCGGGGAGGCGAAGAACGCGAAGTCTTCTATGAAGGCGACGACCGGCTTCCGCCTGGGCAGCACCTCGTCGAAACCTTCCCTGTGCTGGACCTGGGATTCAAACCAGAGATTCCGCTCTCAGACTGGACCCTGACCATCGGGGGCTTCGTCACCACGCCGGTGACCTGGACCTGGGAACAATTTCTCCAACAGCCCCACATCCAAGACCGCTCGGACTTTCACTGCGTCACTTCCTGGAGCCGCTACGACAACGACTGGGAAGGCGTGAGCTTCAAGCAGATCATCTCCGTCGTGAAACCGCTATCGCTCGCCAAATTCGTCCTCTTCAAATCATACGACGACTACACGACAAACTTGCCCATCGAAGTTTGCGACGACGCCGATGTGTTGCTGACGTATAAATGGAACGAGAAACCGCTGACCAAGGAACACGGCGGCCCGGTTCGGGTCATTGTCCCGAAGCGCTACGCGTGGAAAGGCGCAAAGTGGATCAAGGAGATCACGTTTTCAGATAAGGATGAAAAGGGATTCTGGGAAGTGCGCGGCTATTCGAACACCGCGCTCCCGTGGAAGAACGATCGCTACGGGTAG
- a CDS encoding EF-hand domain-containing protein — translation MRPYRATAGLALFVAVLVLPWVGNGSVAWAERKASVGQGGVADNRLAGGQSRSRLSDPVKKDVVGSSKKQPVGKSRILKKNKGLTTEQPIRRAGVAKPLRPQAMLTPNPAEPYHGMLQQPQRYTPRYEQGKGGVPNPNASALLHEHFQELDKNRDGSIDPFERALGRLDLDRDLADRQWQ, via the coding sequence ATGAGGCCATATCGTGCTACTGCTGGACTGGCTTTGTTTGTGGCCGTGCTCGTGTTGCCTTGGGTGGGGAATGGGAGTGTTGCCTGGGCTGAGCGGAAAGCCTCAGTGGGACAGGGGGGAGTTGCCGACAATCGTTTGGCTGGCGGTCAGTCGCGGTCGCGCCTGTCTGATCCTGTCAAAAAGGACGTGGTGGGGAGCTCCAAGAAGCAGCCGGTCGGAAAGAGTCGCATCCTAAAAAAGAACAAGGGGCTGACAACGGAACAGCCCATTCGCCGCGCGGGTGTAGCCAAACCGCTCCGCCCTCAGGCTATGCTGACTCCGAATCCTGCGGAGCCCTATCACGGCATGCTTCAGCAGCCGCAGCGGTATACCCCGCGTTATGAACAGGGTAAGGGAGGGGTTCCAAACCCGAATGCCAGCGCGCTGCTCCATGAGCATTTTCAAGAACTCGACAAGAATCGAGACGGCTCAATCGATCCGTTTGAGAGGGCCTTGGGCCGGCTCGATCTTGATCGCGATCTCGCTGATCGCCAGTGGCAGTAA
- a CDS encoding YdbL family protein: MARIHMTVGAVLVALCLGTGFAAWALSLDEAKAKGQVGERTSGYLGVVTGGRAEVQALVNDVNQKRKQAYEEIATRNGTSLNSVEHLAGEKAIQNTTPGNIIEGPGGWVKK; encoded by the coding sequence ATGGCCCGCATACACATGACGGTTGGTGCGGTTCTCGTGGCGCTCTGTCTGGGGACCGGGTTTGCTGCCTGGGCGTTGTCGCTGGATGAGGCGAAAGCCAAGGGCCAGGTAGGAGAACGGACCAGCGGCTATCTGGGTGTGGTGACGGGAGGGCGCGCCGAGGTGCAGGCGTTGGTCAACGACGTTAATCAGAAACGGAAGCAGGCGTATGAGGAGATTGCCACACGCAATGGCACCAGTCTGAACTCCGTCGAGCACCTGGCCGGAGAAAAAGCCATTCAGAATACGACGCCCGGGAATATCATCGAGGGGCCCGGAGGCTGGGTGAAAAAGTAA
- a CDS encoding TVP38/TMEM64 family protein, with amino-acid sequence MTSQAPTTSPSQPSNGSKFAILAGIVVAIGLFFYFDVGRLLSLDVLKSNRDHLLAFTEANYATAVGLFILAYIVVAGLSLPGAVILTLAGGFLFGSAFGPLFVNLGATTGATLAFLTARYLLRDWVEQKFGKWLGPVQQGFANNAFSYLMTLRLIPLFPFFVVNLVSGLTRMNVGTYVAATALGIIPGSFVYAYAGRQLGTINSLKEIASPNVIGAFVLLGLLALVPTVYKRFRGAQR; translated from the coding sequence ATGACCAGCCAAGCGCCGACGACCAGCCCATCTCAGCCATCGAACGGAAGCAAGTTCGCCATACTGGCAGGCATCGTCGTGGCCATCGGCCTATTTTTCTATTTCGATGTGGGCCGGTTGCTGTCTCTCGACGTATTGAAAAGTAATCGCGATCACTTGCTGGCCTTCACGGAGGCGAACTACGCGACAGCGGTCGGTCTCTTTATCTTGGCGTACATCGTCGTGGCGGGTTTGTCCTTGCCTGGAGCCGTGATTCTGACGTTGGCCGGCGGATTTCTCTTCGGCAGTGCCTTCGGCCCGCTCTTTGTGAACCTTGGCGCGACGACGGGGGCAACGCTGGCTTTTTTAACGGCGCGGTATCTGTTGCGCGATTGGGTGGAGCAGAAATTCGGGAAGTGGCTGGGACCTGTTCAACAGGGCTTTGCCAATAATGCATTCAGTTATCTGATGACATTGCGTCTGATTCCCTTGTTCCCGTTCTTCGTGGTGAATTTAGTCTCCGGTCTGACCCGTATGAACGTGGGGACCTATGTCGCGGCGACGGCGCTGGGTATCATCCCTGGCTCATTCGTCTATGCGTACGCCGGTCGGCAGTTAGGAACGATCAATTCGCTGAAAGAAATCGCCTCGCCGAACGTGATTGGGGCATTTGTGTTGCTGGGGCTGTTGGCCCTCGTTCCGACGGTCTATAAGAGATTCAGAGGAGCGCAGCGATGA
- a CDS encoding mercuric reductase, which translates to MSQHDESVMLPDDEYNRRLVANVHPSNWINPEPSGRYNIAVIGAGTAGLIIAVVAASLGAKVALIEKHLMGGDCLNVGCVPSKGVIRAARAWADLRKAEDFGIHIPPGVTYDFGAAMARMRKLRARISHNDSAQRYSQLGVDVYSGSGRFTGSDSIQVEGPAGNRTLSFVKAAICTGARASAPQIPGLQEAGYLTNETVFSLTELPPRLAVIGAGPIGCELAQAFARFGSQVYLIEAQHGIMPNEDRDAAQVVERQMVHEGVKLLCCGKDLTVSKAAGGKRLTVDSHGQQYDVTVDEILVGVGRTPNVEGVGLEAIGVEFDKQNGVKVNGRLQTSNPRIFAAGDVCSRYKFTHAADAMAQVVIQNALFPHPFGLGYADVDSLIMPWCTFTEPEIAHVGMYEKDAQEKGLEVETYTFKLDEVDRAILDGEDEGFARVHIQKGSDKILGATIVAAHAGEMISEFSVLMKAGLGAKTIAGTIHPYPTQAEVNKKVVNLWRKAHFTQATKNRLMKLFAWMRR; encoded by the coding sequence ATGAGTCAGCATGATGAGAGCGTGATGCTGCCGGACGATGAGTATAATCGGCGGCTTGTCGCCAATGTCCACCCTTCCAATTGGATCAATCCGGAGCCATCCGGCCGCTACAATATTGCGGTCATCGGGGCCGGGACAGCCGGTCTGATCATAGCAGTCGTCGCCGCGAGCTTGGGTGCGAAGGTTGCGCTGATCGAAAAACATCTGATGGGCGGAGATTGTCTGAACGTGGGCTGCGTCCCGTCCAAGGGGGTGATTCGCGCCGCGCGGGCCTGGGCCGATCTCAGGAAGGCCGAAGACTTCGGTATTCATATTCCACCCGGTGTGACGTACGACTTCGGTGCTGCGATGGCCCGGATGCGCAAGCTGCGGGCTCGGATCAGCCACAATGACTCGGCGCAGCGCTATAGCCAGTTAGGTGTCGATGTTTACAGCGGCAGCGGACGGTTCACTGGCTCTGATTCGATCCAGGTCGAAGGGCCGGCCGGCAATCGCACGCTCAGCTTTGTAAAGGCGGCGATTTGCACCGGTGCACGCGCCTCCGCGCCACAAATTCCCGGATTGCAAGAGGCGGGTTATCTTACCAATGAAACGGTGTTCTCGTTGACGGAGTTGCCTCCGCGTCTTGCGGTGATCGGTGCGGGGCCGATTGGCTGTGAGCTGGCCCAGGCATTTGCGCGGTTTGGCAGCCAGGTGTATTTGATCGAGGCCCAGCATGGCATCATGCCGAATGAAGACCGCGATGCGGCGCAGGTCGTGGAGCGGCAGATGGTACATGAGGGGGTAAAGCTCCTCTGTTGCGGCAAAGATCTGACGGTCAGCAAGGCCGCTGGCGGGAAACGTCTGACGGTTGATTCCCATGGCCAACAGTATGATGTGACCGTAGATGAAATCCTGGTGGGTGTCGGTCGTACTCCGAATGTGGAGGGGGTGGGGCTGGAAGCAATCGGGGTCGAGTTCGACAAACAGAATGGTGTGAAAGTGAATGGCCGGTTGCAGACCAGTAACCCGCGCATCTTCGCGGCGGGGGATGTCTGCTCTCGCTACAAGTTTACCCACGCGGCCGATGCGATGGCGCAGGTTGTGATCCAGAACGCCCTGTTCCCTCATCCATTTGGACTGGGGTATGCAGACGTGGATTCACTGATTATGCCCTGGTGCACGTTTACGGAACCGGAGATCGCACACGTTGGGATGTATGAGAAAGATGCGCAGGAGAAAGGACTCGAGGTTGAAACCTATACGTTCAAGTTGGACGAAGTGGATCGTGCCATCTTAGATGGTGAAGACGAAGGATTTGCGCGCGTCCACATTCAAAAAGGTTCGGATAAGATCCTGGGCGCGACGATTGTGGCAGCGCATGCCGGCGAGATGATCAGCGAATTCTCCGTATTGATGAAGGCCGGGCTTGGGGCAAAGACGATTGCTGGAACCATTCATCCTTATCCCACACAGGCAGAGGTCAATAAGAAGGTGGTGAATCTCTGGCGCAAGGCGCACTTCACGCAGGCGACGAAGAATCGGCTTATGAAACTCTTTGCCTGGATGAGGCGGTAG
- a CDS encoding DUF3047 domain-containing protein has product MTALQRMIAFTVLVAGGFGGQMMSWGQSVPVIEVGTFSSDQPGSGLPNGWKPLTFPKIPKQTEYVLVKDGGQVVVKAVSEASASGLTKEVTINPKDYPIIHWRWKIENLLKQSDVSRKDGDDYPARLYITFAYDSDRVSLGRKLKYTAGRALFGDIPIGALNYIWETKTPVGTIIENAYTDFARMIVVESGPSRVGLWVEEERNIYEDYKNAFGEEPSLINGVAIMSDTDNTKERAVAFYGDIAFSKAAK; this is encoded by the coding sequence ATGACGGCCCTGCAGAGGATGATCGCGTTCACGGTTCTCGTTGCTGGCGGCTTCGGCGGCCAGATGATGTCCTGGGGGCAATCTGTGCCGGTGATCGAGGTTGGGACGTTCTCCTCGGATCAGCCTGGGTCTGGCCTTCCAAACGGCTGGAAGCCTCTGACGTTCCCGAAGATCCCGAAGCAGACAGAGTATGTGCTGGTGAAAGATGGCGGGCAGGTGGTTGTGAAGGCCGTCAGCGAGGCGTCGGCCTCCGGGCTGACCAAGGAAGTCACCATCAATCCCAAAGATTATCCCATCATCCATTGGCGCTGGAAAATCGAGAACCTGCTGAAACAGAGCGACGTGAGCCGGAAAGACGGAGACGATTATCCGGCGCGGCTCTACATTACATTTGCCTACGACTCCGACCGCGTAAGCCTCGGGAGGAAGTTGAAGTACACAGCGGGCCGGGCTCTCTTCGGCGACATTCCCATTGGTGCGTTGAACTATATCTGGGAGACAAAGACGCCGGTTGGCACGATCATTGAGAATGCCTACACCGACTTTGCACGGATGATTGTGGTCGAAAGCGGACCGTCTAGAGTCGGACTGTGGGTAGAAGAAGAGCGGAATATCTATGAAGACTACAAAAACGCGTTTGGTGAGGAGCCGTCGTTGATTAACGGCGTCGCGATTATGAGCGATACGGATAATACCAAGGAGCGGGCGGTCGCATTCTACGGAGATATTGCATTCAGCAAGGCGGCGAAGTAA